The following is a genomic window from Sulfuricella sp..
CGGCGGGTTTTCCCGGTCTGCACCAGGGTTAGCGCCTCCATCAGTTCATCCAGGGTGCCGAACCCGCCGGGCATCACCACATAAGCCGTGGCAAACTTGACGAACATCACCTTGCGCGCAAAGAAATGGCGAAAAGTCTGGCTGATATCCTGATAGGGGTTGGTATGCTGCTCGTGAGGAAGCTGGATATTGAGGCCGACACTGGGGGAAGTTCCAAAGAAGGCCCCCTTGTTGGCGGCTTCCATGATGCCAGGGCCGCCGCCCGAAATGACGGAAAAACCGGCATCCGACAATTTCCGGGCAATCTGCTCGGCGAGCTGGTAATAGGGATGGTCTGGCGGAGTGCGTGCGCTGCCGAAGATACTGACTGCCGGCCGGATCGAGCTCAGACGTTCGGTGGATTCGACAAACTCTGCCATAATCTCGAACACTCGCCACGACTCCCGTGCCGAATAAGCCTGCGACAAGATGTCCGGATCCAGTGGCTTGGGTAGTTTTTCTTCTGCATTCATGTTGATGGTCTTTCTCGCCTATGAAAACACTGCTGCTGGTTGACGCCTCATCCTAC
Proteins encoded in this region:
- a CDS encoding TIGR00730 family Rossman fold protein → MNAEEKLPKPLDPDILSQAYSARESWRVFEIMAEFVESTERLSSIRPAVSIFGSARTPPDHPYYQLAEQIARKLSDAGFSVISGGGPGIMEAANKGAFFGTSPSVGLNIQLPHEQHTNPYQDISQTFRHFFARKVMFVKFATAYVVMPGGFGTLDELMEALTLVQTGKTRRIPIILVCEAYWRDLVSWFGKTLVAEKTINPEDLDLIQIIDDPDAIVAAIFKHYETSGFEPTVAEQEIQLRL